The following are from one region of the Planctomycetaceae bacterium genome:
- a CDS encoding Na+/H+ antiporter NhaC family protein: MAALRPARGAAVISAVVFVLLSFTCPAQPLIAQDFPENAGGLATPAELKPLRLSLQEPRSLPAGAAFPRIIVHAVRAGGAVMNEFNESVTVSGLLVRPPDAPPDADFEPLTVRRDFVNGVLTLTPADLSTGQISIDPTGLRIEYGTSRWRINIQNMPAWLRILPPLLAIGLAIILKDVTSSLILATFGGCLLFCRGVEFIGATNLFCQVMVDQVADADHASVILFTVLLGAMIGLMNDSGGTKAVVDRLMRYANTREKGMLLTWVLGLVVFFDDYANTLLIGGAMRPLSDRLKISRAKLAFLIDSTAAPVAGLALSTWTAFEIDQVAAGLSSAAVKADPGRIFFATIPFRLYPLIAIAAVGAIAYTGRDFGPMLKAERSPHTGSGRTPDTSAPDGSLWHAVIPVVVLVSLVVVGYFQGQDAYRLLLIASLAASTTAFVLPLFSRRLPFQECSRSWTNGVASMIPAIIVLVLAWAVSDVCRPDKLDTAGFIISLIGDSVRPELLPSIAFVSSGAIAVSIGSSFTTMALLVPMFIPLALNLMAGSSPAEELVSDPLFLSTVGAILAGAIFGDHCSPISDTTVLSSAAAGCDHLQHVSTQIPYAMLTAICSLLLGYLPIGLGVPWWICLPAGCLACVGVVVFLGQRPEAELAGDTQITIDKP, translated from the coding sequence ATGGCCGCTCTCCGCCCGGCTCGCGGTGCGGCCGTCATTTCCGCTGTCGTCTTCGTGCTGCTGAGTTTCACGTGTCCGGCGCAACCACTGATCGCGCAGGATTTCCCGGAGAACGCCGGTGGTCTTGCGACGCCCGCCGAACTGAAGCCGCTGCGCCTTTCGCTTCAGGAACCGCGATCACTACCGGCCGGGGCTGCTTTTCCCAGGATCATTGTGCATGCGGTTCGCGCGGGCGGCGCGGTGATGAACGAATTCAACGAGTCCGTGACCGTATCAGGACTGCTGGTTCGACCGCCGGACGCTCCGCCGGATGCGGATTTTGAACCGCTGACTGTCCGGCGCGACTTCGTTAACGGTGTGCTGACCCTGACTCCTGCGGACCTCAGTACCGGGCAGATCTCCATTGATCCCACCGGGCTGCGGATCGAATACGGGACCAGCCGCTGGCGAATCAATATTCAGAACATGCCGGCATGGCTGCGGATCCTCCCGCCGCTGCTGGCGATCGGCCTGGCGATCATCCTGAAGGACGTGACATCGTCGCTGATTCTGGCCACGTTCGGCGGCTGTCTGTTGTTCTGTCGCGGCGTCGAATTCATCGGTGCGACGAATTTGTTCTGTCAGGTGATGGTCGACCAGGTGGCCGACGCTGACCACGCTTCAGTGATTCTGTTTACGGTGCTGCTGGGAGCCATGATCGGGCTGATGAATGACAGCGGCGGTACGAAAGCCGTGGTCGATCGGCTGATGCGGTACGCGAATACTCGAGAAAAGGGAATGCTGCTGACGTGGGTGCTTGGTCTGGTGGTGTTTTTTGACGATTACGCCAACACGCTGCTGATCGGTGGCGCGATGCGTCCGCTGAGTGACCGGTTGAAGATCTCGCGAGCCAAGCTGGCGTTTCTGATCGATTCGACGGCGGCTCCCGTTGCGGGTCTGGCATTGTCGACATGGACAGCGTTTGAAATCGATCAAGTGGCCGCAGGTCTTTCGTCGGCCGCGGTGAAGGCAGACCCCGGACGCATCTTCTTTGCGACGATCCCGTTTCGTCTGTATCCGCTGATTGCGATCGCGGCGGTCGGAGCCATCGCGTATACCGGCCGTGACTTCGGGCCGATGCTGAAGGCGGAACGAAGTCCCCACACCGGGTCCGGCCGAACTCCGGACACATCAGCGCCCGACGGAAGTCTGTGGCATGCCGTTATTCCGGTTGTCGTGCTGGTCTCGCTGGTCGTTGTCGGATATTTCCAGGGCCAGGATGCGTATCGACTGTTGCTGATTGCGTCGCTGGCGGCGTCGACGACCGCGTTCGTGCTGCCACTGTTCAGCCGGCGGCTGCCGTTTCAGGAATGTTCGCGAAGCTGGACGAATGGTGTGGCATCGATGATTCCTGCGATCATCGTGCTGGTGCTGGCGTGGGCGGTGTCGGACGTCTGCCGGCCCGACAAGCTGGACACCGCCGGCTTCATTATCTCGCTGATCGGCGATTCGGTTCGTCCGGAGTTGCTGCCATCGATCGCGTTTGTGTCCTCCGGTGCGATTGCGGTTTCCATCGGCAGTTCGTTTACGACGATGGCGCTGCTGGTGCCGATGTTTATTCCGCTCGCACTGAATCTGATGGCGGGTTCTTCTCCAGCCGAAGAACTGGTCAGCGACCCGCTGTTTCTCAGTACCGTGGGCGCGATTCTCGCCGGAGCCATCTTCGGCGACCATTGTTCGCCGATTTCTGACACAACGGTTCTTTCTTCCGCCGCTGCCGGATGCGATCATCTGCAGCACGTTTCCACGCAGATTCCCTACGCGATGCTGACGGCGATTTGTTCGCTGCTGCTCGGTTACCTGCCGATCGGCCTGGGAGTTCCGTGGTGGATCTGTCTGCCGGCGGGCTGTCTGGCATGCGTCGGAGTCGTCGTATTTCTCGGACAGCGGCCTGAAGCGGAACTCGCGGGCGACACTCAAATCACAATTGACAAACCCTAG
- a CDS encoding dihydrodipicolinate synthase family protein, with product MTQTRLAGIFTPNLVPYDSRGNVNEDELRRYVDWLIERGVHGLYPNGSTGEFTRFTPEERRRIVAVIADQTKGRVPILAGAAEANVRETLSACEYYASLGIRAVAIVAPFYYKLSPASVYAYFKEIGDNTPIDVTLYNIPMFASPIDVPTIQRLSEECERIVAIKDSSGEIPHMIRMIQAVKPNRPDFAFLTGWDAALMPMLLVGCDGGTNASSGVVPELTRRLYDLTMQHNIEAARAIQYDLVRLFDTMIYSAEFPEGFRAAVNLRGFEMGRGRQPLSAEQKTDLATLSRELQCMLSNHGFTDQPVGGCPIDSSMPAPDPAEVSVIVQQVVAELSRRGLM from the coding sequence ATGACTCAAACACGTCTTGCCGGCATCTTTACTCCGAACCTGGTGCCATACGATTCTCGCGGAAACGTCAACGAAGACGAACTGCGGCGGTACGTCGACTGGCTCATCGAACGCGGTGTCCACGGTCTGTATCCGAACGGATCGACCGGAGAATTCACCCGGTTTACTCCGGAAGAACGCCGCCGCATTGTCGCTGTGATCGCCGACCAGACGAAGGGCCGTGTTCCGATTCTGGCGGGTGCCGCCGAAGCCAACGTCCGGGAAACACTGTCCGCCTGCGAATACTATGCGTCGCTGGGAATCCGCGCCGTCGCGATTGTCGCGCCGTTCTATTACAAGCTCAGCCCGGCGTCGGTGTATGCCTACTTTAAGGAGATCGGCGACAATACGCCCATCGACGTCACGCTCTACAACATCCCCATGTTCGCCAGTCCGATCGATGTGCCAACGATTCAGCGGTTGTCTGAAGAATGCGAACGGATTGTCGCGATCAAGGATTCCTCCGGCGAAATTCCGCACATGATCCGCATGATTCAGGCGGTGAAGCCCAACCGTCCGGACTTTGCCTTCCTGACCGGCTGGGACGCGGCATTGATGCCGATGCTGCTGGTCGGCTGCGACGGCGGAACCAATGCCAGCTCCGGTGTCGTTCCGGAACTGACTCGCCGACTTTACGACCTGACGATGCAGCACAACATCGAGGCGGCTCGGGCGATTCAGTACGACCTGGTGCGGCTGTTCGACACGATGATCTATTCGGCCGAGTTCCCTGAAGGCTTCCGCGCTGCGGTGAACCTGCGCGGATTCGAAATGGGACGCGGGCGCCAGCCGCTGTCCGCTGAACAGAAGACCGACCTGGCGACGCTCAGCCGCGAGCTGCAGTGCATGTTGTCGAATCACGGGTTCACCGATCAGCCGGTCGGCGGTTGTCCGATCGATTCTTCGATGCCGGCGCCCGACCCGGCGGAGGTTTCGGTGATTGTCCAGCAGGTTGTCGCCGAACTCAGCCGCCGCGGGCTGATGTGA
- a CDS encoding HDIG domain-containing protein, with protein sequence MSRQDDLALLHEFTESTSLIRHMLAVEAAMRAYAKKFGEDEETWGTVGLLHDFDYERWPDPPDHPLKGAAIMAERGYPEHVIYAIKSHADYLEDCPRVSRMDKALYACDELSGFISACALVRPGRLDGLTPKSVRKKMKQPSFASAIHRDDIVRGAEDLGVELDEHISFVIAAMQSIAGELGLIATEPTAAE encoded by the coding sequence ATGTCACGACAGGACGACCTTGCACTGCTGCACGAGTTCACGGAAAGCACCAGCCTGATTCGTCACATGCTTGCTGTCGAAGCGGCGATGCGAGCGTACGCGAAGAAGTTCGGCGAGGACGAAGAAACGTGGGGAACCGTCGGTCTGCTGCACGATTTCGACTACGAACGCTGGCCCGATCCTCCCGATCATCCGCTGAAGGGGGCTGCGATCATGGCGGAACGCGGGTATCCCGAACACGTTATCTATGCCATCAAATCGCATGCTGATTATCTCGAAGACTGTCCGCGAGTCTCGCGCATGGACAAGGCTCTGTATGCCTGCGATGAACTCAGCGGTTTCATCAGTGCGTGTGCCCTGGTGCGTCCCGGCCGTCTTGACGGCCTGACGCCGAAAAGTGTTCGCAAGAAAATGAAGCAGCCGTCCTTCGCCTCAGCCATTCATCGGGACGATATCGTTCGAGGCGCAGAAGACCTGGGCGTCGAACTGGACGAACACATTTCATTCGTGATCGCCGCCATGCAGTCGATCGCCGGAGAACTCGGGTTGATTGCAACGGAACCGACAGCCGCCGAGTGA
- a CDS encoding DUF1553 domain-containing protein, with translation MNIARIAVVVLALPITGFAQPKVNFNRDVRPILSDRCFQCHGPNEHDRQADLRLDRSDGTDGAHRTIDGTQAIKPGSIEDSALWQRITSDGEDVMPPPDSNKKPLTDAEKTTIRRWIEQGAEYVDFWSFVPPRVPQYPDVRDDRWNQHPIDRLVMHRLEEEGLQPKPTVDRRTLIRRLSLDLTGLPPTRNEIAEFLADESADAYERLVDHLLAKPQYGEHMAKYWLDLVRFADTNGIHHDHYRDLTPYRDWVIRAFNQNLHYDDFVKFQLAGDLYSEPTRDQLIASGFHRLHLIIDRGTALPEESFNRNVLDRVESVGTAFFGLTVQCAVCHDHKYDPVTMKDFYQLSAFFNNIDAEPETGGREGTDFKRGLQPPYINITTAEQDAKLAEFTARIDDLNAQIAKLKQRTANQAANSSQAEADLKAAESELQAARDAQEEFLMTVPAAMVMKERAEPRPAYILIRGQYDKPGQQVERNTPAFLPPMSASGENKSRMDLAEWFLSPNHPLTARVAVNRFWQQLFGVGIVKTSEDFGAQGSWPSHPELLDHLAVWFVESGWDVKALMKHVVMSETYRQSSSATPEEFQRDAENRLLARGSRFRLDSEVIRDQILATSGLLNHELFGKSVKPPQPAGLWEQVSMPSSYPRSYEADTGDRIYRRSVYTFWKRGMPPPQMTILNAPTREACTARRERTNTPLQALLLMNEPQFLNAARHLAWSTLQDGSASDEEQLNLIYETITSKLPGANQSQRLLKMVADLEDIYADHPELADQLCDGVELSDDLSKARLSAWTMLVSSIYNLDITKTRQ, from the coding sequence GTGAATATTGCTCGTATCGCGGTCGTCGTTCTGGCTCTGCCGATCACTGGTTTCGCACAGCCAAAGGTCAACTTCAACCGGGACGTTCGTCCGATCCTGTCCGATCGGTGCTTTCAGTGTCACGGTCCGAACGAACATGACCGCCAGGCCGATCTGCGGCTCGACCGCAGCGATGGTACGGACGGCGCACATCGAACGATCGACGGTACTCAGGCCATCAAGCCCGGATCGATCGAAGACAGTGCCCTGTGGCAGCGCATCACGTCGGACGGCGAAGACGTGATGCCGCCACCGGATTCCAACAAGAAACCGCTGACCGATGCCGAAAAAACCACAATTCGGCGGTGGATTGAACAGGGCGCGGAATACGTCGATTTCTGGTCATTTGTTCCACCGCGAGTGCCGCAGTATCCCGACGTCCGCGACGATCGCTGGAACCAACATCCCATTGATCGCCTGGTCATGCATCGGCTGGAAGAAGAAGGTCTGCAGCCGAAGCCGACCGTCGACCGGCGCACGCTGATTCGTCGGCTGAGTCTCGACCTGACCGGACTTCCACCAACGCGGAACGAAATCGCGGAGTTCCTCGCCGATGAGTCCGCCGACGCGTATGAACGCCTGGTTGACCATCTGCTGGCAAAGCCGCAGTACGGCGAACACATGGCCAAGTACTGGCTGGACCTGGTTCGCTTCGCCGACACCAATGGCATTCACCACGACCACTATCGCGACCTGACTCCCTATCGTGACTGGGTGATTCGCGCATTCAACCAGAACCTGCACTACGACGATTTTGTGAAGTTTCAGCTTGCCGGAGACCTCTATTCGGAACCGACCCGCGACCAGTTGATCGCGTCCGGGTTTCATCGGCTGCATCTGATTATCGATCGCGGCACAGCTCTGCCCGAAGAAAGCTTCAATCGCAACGTGCTGGACCGCGTTGAATCCGTCGGGACGGCCTTTTTCGGTCTGACTGTCCAGTGCGCCGTGTGCCACGATCACAAATACGATCCGGTGACAATGAAGGACTTCTATCAACTGTCGGCATTCTTCAACAACATCGATGCCGAACCGGAAACCGGCGGGCGCGAAGGAACTGACTTCAAACGTGGCCTGCAGCCGCCCTACATCAATATCACGACCGCCGAACAGGACGCGAAGCTGGCGGAATTCACCGCACGGATCGATGACCTGAACGCTCAAATCGCGAAGCTGAAGCAGCGCACCGCGAACCAGGCGGCGAATTCTTCTCAGGCCGAAGCCGATCTGAAGGCTGCCGAATCGGAACTACAGGCAGCCAGGGATGCTCAGGAGGAGTTTCTGATGACCGTTCCCGCAGCGATGGTCATGAAGGAACGTGCCGAGCCGCGGCCGGCCTACATCCTGATCCGCGGCCAGTACGACAAGCCAGGCCAGCAGGTCGAACGCAACACACCCGCGTTCCTGCCGCCGATGTCTGCCAGCGGCGAAAACAAGTCGCGGATGGATCTGGCCGAGTGGTTTCTGTCGCCAAATCATCCGCTGACGGCGCGAGTCGCCGTCAACCGGTTCTGGCAGCAGTTGTTCGGCGTCGGGATCGTGAAAACTTCAGAAGACTTTGGTGCTCAGGGAAGCTGGCCGAGTCATCCCGAACTGCTGGATCATCTGGCCGTTTGGTTCGTCGAATCCGGCTGGGACGTCAAGGCCCTGATGAAGCACGTGGTCATGTCCGAAACCTACCGGCAATCCTCGTCAGCGACGCCGGAGGAATTCCAGCGCGACGCCGAAAATCGGCTGCTTGCCCGAGGCTCCCGGTTCCGGCTGGATTCCGAAGTGATTCGCGATCAGATCCTGGCAACCAGCGGTCTGTTGAATCACGAACTGTTCGGGAAGAGCGTTAAGCCGCCACAGCCCGCAGGTCTCTGGGAACAGGTCAGCATGCCGAGTTCGTATCCTCGCAGCTACGAGGCGGATACCGGTGACCGAATCTATCGCCGCAGCGTTTACACCTTTTGGAAGCGCGGGATGCCGCCGCCGCAGATGACGATTCTGAACGCTCCGACGCGGGAAGCCTGTACTGCTCGCCGGGAACGCACGAATACTCCGCTGCAGGCTCTGCTGCTGATGAATGAGCCGCAGTTCCTGAATGCCGCTCGCCATCTGGCATGGTCGACGCTGCAGGATGGTTCCGCGAGTGACGAAGAACAACTGAACCTGATTTACGAAACGATCACCTCGAAACTGCCTGGCGCCAATCAGTCTCAGCGCCTGCTGAAGATGGTCGCGGATCTGGAAGACATCTATGCCGATCATCCCGAGCTTGCCGACCAGCTTTGTGACGGCGTCGAGTTGTCTGACGATTTGTCGAAGGCGAGGCTGTCCGCGTGGACGATGCTGGTCAGTTCAATCTACAACCTTGACATCACGAAGACTCGACAGTGA
- a CDS encoding DUF1501 domain-containing protein, with product MYSICDPYNQLQARRQFLKTSGMGLGVTALASLLPQNAAAAHSASTLTPKAKQVIFLFMAGAPSQVDLFDYKPDLGKLFKQPLPESVSMGQRVTAMTRGQTQLVAPSMFGFKRSGESGIWVSELLPHLSEVADDLCIVNSLYTNAINHDPAKTFICTGSEIPGKASMGAWLSYGLGSMNRDLPDFIVLTSAFWTGGTRNVQALYSRLWGSGFLPSKHQGAAFQTSGDPVLFLSNPAGVDRSVRRRMLDALGQVNSEHFQEIGDPEIQTTVAQQEMAFRMQASVPELTDISGEPQHILDMYGPEIHKNGSFSRNCLLARRMVERGVRFTQVFHRGWDHHNILPQQLRGQCYDVDQPCAALLTDLKQRGLLDDTIIVFAGEFGRTVYCQGKLERDDYGRDHHPRCFSGWLAGGGIRGGLMYGQTDDFSYNVVENPVAIRDLHATILHQLGIDHRKLTFPFQGLDQRLTGVEPSRIIREILT from the coding sequence ATGTACAGCATTTGCGATCCTTACAACCAGCTTCAGGCCCGACGTCAGTTCCTGAAGACTTCCGGGATGGGTCTGGGCGTCACGGCGCTGGCTTCGCTGTTGCCTCAGAACGCTGCCGCCGCGCATTCGGCCAGTACTCTCACGCCGAAAGCAAAGCAGGTCATCTTTCTGTTTATGGCGGGGGCTCCCAGTCAGGTCGATCTGTTTGACTACAAGCCGGACCTGGGGAAGTTGTTCAAGCAGCCGCTGCCGGAAAGTGTCAGCATGGGGCAGCGAGTCACTGCGATGACGCGAGGCCAGACTCAGCTTGTCGCTCCGTCAATGTTCGGTTTCAAACGCAGCGGCGAAAGTGGAATCTGGGTGAGCGAACTTCTGCCGCATCTTTCCGAAGTCGCCGACGATCTGTGCATTGTCAATTCGCTGTACACGAATGCGATCAACCATGATCCGGCCAAGACGTTTATCTGCACGGGCTCGGAGATTCCCGGCAAGGCCAGCATGGGAGCGTGGCTCAGCTACGGGCTCGGTTCCATGAATCGCGACCTGCCGGACTTCATCGTGCTGACATCGGCATTCTGGACCGGCGGAACTCGCAACGTTCAGGCACTCTACAGCCGCCTGTGGGGCAGTGGTTTCCTGCCTTCGAAACATCAGGGAGCCGCCTTTCAGACGTCGGGTGATCCGGTCTTGTTTCTGTCAAATCCGGCCGGGGTGGATCGCAGCGTTCGCCGACGAATGCTGGACGCGCTCGGCCAGGTCAACAGCGAGCACTTCCAGGAAATCGGCGATCCCGAAATCCAGACCACCGTGGCTCAGCAGGAAATGGCGTTTCGCATGCAGGCGTCGGTTCCCGAGCTGACCGACATCTCCGGTGAACCGCAACATATCCTTGACATGTATGGGCCGGAGATTCACAAGAACGGATCGTTCTCCCGGAATTGCCTGCTGGCACGACGAATGGTGGAACGCGGTGTTCGGTTCACACAGGTGTTTCATCGCGGCTGGGACCACCACAACATTCTGCCTCAGCAACTGCGAGGCCAGTGTTATGACGTCGACCAGCCGTGTGCCGCACTGCTGACCGATTTGAAGCAGCGAGGCCTGCTGGACGACACGATCATTGTGTTCGCCGGAGAATTCGGTCGCACGGTCTACTGCCAGGGCAAACTGGAACGCGACGACTACGGCCGCGATCATCACCCGCGCTGTTTCTCGGGGTGGCTGGCGGGAGGCGGCATCCGGGGTGGCCTGATGTACGGCCAGACAGACGACTTCAGCTACAACGTCGTCGAAAACCCCGTCGCGATCCGTGACCTGCACGCCACCATTCTGCACCAGCTTGGCATCGATCACAGGAAGCTGACATTCCCATTCCAGGGTCTCGACCAGCGCCTGACCGGTGTCGAGCCTTCGAGAATCATCCGCGAAATCCTGACCTGA